In one Nicotiana sylvestris chromosome 8, ASM39365v2, whole genome shotgun sequence genomic region, the following are encoded:
- the LOC104211728 gene encoding putative clathrin assembly protein At2g25430 codes for MAPTTIRKAIGAVKDQTSIGLAKVASNMAPELEVAIVKATSHDDEPASEKYIREILHLTSVSRGYVSACVSLISRRLGKTRDWIVAIKCLMLIHRLLNDGDIVFQQEIMYATRRGTRLLNLSDFRDEAHSNSWDHSAFVRTYALYLDQRLELMVFERKQNGSTGGEIERYGSREERWRSPPSSNRGNGYDYGEFRDEPAYGMRKSRSSGDVRESTQERKDVTPLREMNPEKIFGKMTHLQRLLDRFLSCRPTGLAKNERMVLVALYPMVKESFQLYADICEVLAVLLDKFFDMEYQDCVKAFDAYSSAAKQIDELVGFFNWCKDIGVARSSEYPEVQRITSKLLDTLEEFVRDRAKATKSPERKVEALPAPPEEPAPDMNEIKALPAPEEYTPPPPPEPEPPKPVVQETGDLVDLREEGVTADDQGNKFALALFAGPGTNNGSWEAFPGNGETQVTSAWQNPAAEIGKADWELALVETASHLSNQKAALGGGLDPLLLNGMYDQGMVRQHVSTAQLSGGSASSVALPGPGKSATPVLALPAPDGTVQTVGQDPFAASLTVPPPSYVQMADLEKKQQLLVQEQVVWQQYARDGMQGQTSLSKINTGGYYGPQTAAMPYGMPPVNGVGLPPAAGYYYTPY; via the coding sequence ATGGCGCCGACCACGATTCGAAAGGCGATCGGGGCAGTGAAGGATCAGACGAGCATAGGGCTCGCGAAAGTAGCCAGCAACATGGCGCCGGAGCTGGAAGTTGCTATTGTTAAGGCTACAAGCCATGATGATGAACCTGCGAGCGAGAAGTACATCCGTGAGATTCTTCACTTGACTTCTGTCTCTCGTGGCTATGTGAGTGCTTGTGTTTCGTTGATTTCCAGAAGGTTAGGCAAAACCCGCGATTGGATTGTTGCCATCAAGTGTTTGATGCTCATTCACCGTCTTCTCAATGATGGTGATATTGTGTTTCAGCAAGAGATCATGTATGCCACGAGGAGAGGCACCAGGCTTCTCAATTTGTCTGATTTTCGCGATGAGGCTCATTCGAATTCGTGGGATCATTCGGCTTTTGTAAGGACTTATGCTTTGTATTTGGATCAAAGATTGGAGTTGATGGTTTTTGAGAGGAAGCAAAATGGGAGTACTGGtggagagattgagagatatggTTCTAGAGAAGAAAGGTGGAGATCTCCTCCTAGCTCTAACCGAGGCAATGGTTATGATTATGGTGAGTTCAGGGATGAGCCTGCTTACGGAATGAGGAAGTCGCGATCATCTGGGGATGTGAGAGAGTCAACACAGGAGCGGAAAGATGTGACCCCATTAAGAGAGATGAACCCTGAGAAGATCTTTGGGAAGATGACTCATTTGCAGCGGTTGTTGGATCGGTTTTTGTCTTGTCGACCAACTGGATTGGCGAAAAATGAAAGGATGGTATTGGTTGCTTTGTATCCTATGGTGAAAGAAAGTTTCCAGCTTTATGCTGATATATGTGAGGTTTTGGCTGTTTTGTTGGATAAATTCTTTGACATGGAGTACCAGGATTGCGTTAAGGCATTTGATGCCTATTCTAGTGCAGCAAAGCAGATCGATGAGCTAGTGGGATTCTTCAACTGGTGTAAGGATATTGGTGTGGCTAGGTCGTCTGAGTATCCAGAAGTTCAGAGGATAACAAGCAAGCTATTGGATACACTAGAGGAGTTTGTGAGGGACAGGGCTAAGGCGACAAAGAGTCCCGAGCGAAAAGTTGAGGCTCTACCAGCTCCACCAGAAGAACCAGCACCTGATATGAATGAGATTAAAGCGTTGCCTGCACCGGAGGAGTATACTCCTCCACCACCTCCTGAACCGGAGCCTCCTAAACCAGTGGTTCAGGAGACCGGGGATTTGGTGGATTTGAGGGAGGAGGGTGTTACTGCCGATGATCAGGGAAATAAATTTGCCTTGGCATTGTTTGCTGGGCCTGGAACAAACAATGGGTCGTGGGAGGCGTTCCCCGGCAATGGGGAAACTCAGGTGACCTCTGCTTGGCAGAATCCTGCGGCTGAGATAGGTAAGGCTGATTGGGAGTTGGCTTTGGTGGAGACAGCTAGTCACCTGTCTAATCAGAAGGCCGCATTGGGCGGTGGACTTGATCCACTACTGTTGAATGGCATGTATGATCAAGGGATGGTTAGGCAGCATGTTTCCACTGCGCAGTTGAGCGGTGGTAGTGCCAGCAGTGTGGCATTACCCGGGCCAGGGAAGAGTGCAACGCCAGTTTTGGCACTCCCTGCACCCGATGGAACGGTCCAGACAGTTGGACAGGATCCATTTGCTGCATCTTTGACTGTTCCACCTCCTTCATATGTACAAATGGCGGATTTGGAGAAGAAACAGCAATTGCTTGTACAGGAGCAAGTCGTATGGCAGCAATATGCTAGAGATGGTATGCAAGGCCAAACGAGTTTGTCCAAGATCAACACTGGCGGATATTATGGTCCACAAACAGCTGCGATGCCTTATGGCATGCCACCAGTAAATGGTGTCGGATTACCACCTGCGGCAGGGTACTACTACACTCCTTACTGA